In Liquorilactobacillus nagelii DSM 13675, the following proteins share a genomic window:
- the terS gene encoding phage terminase small subunit, with amino-acid sequence MPRKRNPKREQARQMWLDSGGKKKLIEIADELDVSPSQIRKWKSLDKWSDDLKGNVTKKKERSSMKGNQYAKGNPGNPHASPPKGNKNAVSHGLFAKWLPDDTRKLVQEIYTSEPADIIWNNIMIQYAAIIRSVKIMNVASEFDVTSDVTEVDLNPTIVNKKTGKPVQTKEVRQYQYAWDKQANYLQALSRAQTTLGNLIKQFVKIADETDERRKKLALMDQQLNILEAKARILNDNGNDTEAKVSKLLDKIDETIEGDSNNAD; translated from the coding sequence ATGCCTAGAAAAAGAAATCCAAAGCGAGAACAAGCAAGACAAATGTGGCTTGATTCAGGTGGAAAAAAGAAATTAATAGAAATCGCTGATGAACTCGATGTCAGTCCATCACAGATTCGTAAATGGAAGTCACTTGATAAGTGGAGCGACGATTTAAAGGGTAACGTTACTAAAAAAAAAGAACGTTCCTCTATGAAAGGGAACCAATACGCCAAAGGTAATCCTGGCAACCCACACGCTTCGCCGCCAAAGGGAAATAAGAATGCAGTGAGCCATGGGCTTTTTGCTAAGTGGCTGCCTGACGATACTAGGAAATTGGTTCAAGAAATATATACGTCTGAACCAGCTGATATCATTTGGAATAATATTATGATTCAATACGCCGCTATTATTCGTTCCGTGAAAATAATGAATGTGGCTAGTGAATTTGATGTGACTAGTGATGTTACTGAAGTGGACCTGAATCCAACGATCGTAAATAAAAAGACAGGTAAGCCAGTTCAGACTAAAGAAGTCAGACAGTATCAATACGCATGGGATAAACAGGCTAATTATTTGCAAGCATTATCCAGGGCACAAACAACGTTAGGAAATCTGATTAAACAATTCGTTAAAATTGCTGATGAAACAGATGAGCGCAGAAAGAAACTAGCTTTAATGGATCAACAACTTAATATCCTTGAAGCTAAAGCACGTATCCTAAATGACAACGGCAACGATACGGAAGCTAAAGTATCTAAGTTACTGGATAAGATTGATGAAACGATTGAAGGTGACAGTAACAATGCTGACTGA